A genomic window from Lotus japonicus ecotype B-129 chromosome 1, LjGifu_v1.2 includes:
- the LOC130729351 gene encoding chromatin modification-related protein EAF1 B-like isoform X1 yields MHGCNSGFAFAVNAEVDSMGGVVDGGVGIGLKTSPCRAAVEEKAQGDIRQEYSIRDDRRRELEFLEKGGNPLDYKLGNAASVSVQSTSLTDQHQELFVNSEAKGSFVLTASPHGDSVDSSVRPGAPSISEPNTADNLLLFDGENELAQGEKRSMHSKKRYNIAPSEQSSQIGGSQNAKETEDSAIVRPYARRNRSRPNHGPRGGSRDVKGLLSDTNKHKDYHVPSGSKPKPSSLNGEIHIKDPTSNSPLNNELVGVRAHQSKSGSASVTEDKLGAMLNRNFKGNQHIVPSQDDTVQNPLVLASGDASAVGERDPGSSGDLKPPSCVVSALPGNESCPGLSNGFGNIKLDRRGVPDEGQNNSTSLGVKNFDSVSSCVPTSFAGDVNNESSICTSRSKADANGSTMEQTPEFEKKLNSIGCEVVKERSKTNTGESGATINNERASGYFNRFDGDNMVKSEEDIHIVSSCMQKKLNDFSNIKGMHPSNSCSISKDGKEENVVMKDHSNPIRGETCERLQVPSDLFTSATPRTALTENVTTAASDCQPSCKQPLKLADKAHEDSILEEAHIIEVKRKRISELSIRTLPSQIHHKSHWDFVLEEMAWLANDFAQERLWKIAAAAQLSHQASSASRLRFEKQSKHVGMKILSHSIAKAVMQFWHSVELLLVRDNNCIGSSNESGQVDSNEASGDKTRSSDMLQESSKLLEGQNPKKRAALKVHAYALRFLKDSRSHGISSQAEAPATPDKISDSGIVDMSWEDHLSDESLFYTVPPTAMETYRKSIESHFTQCEKSFSSIQEEVETSMYDTAAEHGYEELVYDEDEGETSTYYLPGVYEGSRLSKSGQKKHKNRIKSYTHRSNEVGTDLPYLHYQTGTQPSSLFGKRPASLNVGTIPTKRMRTASRQRVVSPFAVGTGTIHAQAKIDAASSGDTNSFQDDQSTLNVGSQLQKSMEVESVGDFEKQLPYDCGETSVKTKKKKSKNPATAYDHGWQLDSVVLSDQKDYPKKRLDSHHFESNGNSGFFGQHGKKPKITKQPHDTFDNMAPITNSIPSPAASQMSNMSNPNKFIRIISGRDRGKKAKALKISAGQTGSGSPWSLFEDQALVVLVHDMGPNWELVSDAINSTLQFKCIFRKPKECKDRHKILMDKSGGDGADSADDSGSSQSYPSTLPGIPKGSARQLFQRLQGPLEEETLRSHFDKIIKIGLKNGYHRNQNDNQDLKQLTPVHNSHVIALSQVCPNNLNGGVLTPLDLCDTNATSSDVLSLGYQGSHAGSLALSNHGSVPSVLPSSGLNSSNPPPSGMGLGNNLSTQSGPMAASVRDSRYGVPRTVPLSVDEQQRLQQYNQMISNRNMQQSSMPVPGSLSGSDRGVRMLPAGNGMGLMGGINRSIAMPRPGFQGIASSSMISSGSMLSSSMVGMPSPVNIHSGVGAGQGNSTLRPRDTAHMMRVTQGNSQGIPAFSGMSSAFNSQTTPPPVQPYPGHGQQPHQQSHISNHHPHLQGPNHATNSQQAYAIRLAKERQLQQQQQRYLQHQQQQQQLAASNALMPQVQAQTQLPISSPQQNSSQAQPQNSSQQVSLSPATPSSPLTPMSSQHQQQKHHLPQPGFSRNPGSSALTSQAVKQRPRQPQQRQYQQPARQHPQHAQSQHQAKLLKGIGRGNMSIHQNSSADPSPLNGISVAPGSQTVEKGDQIMQMMQGQNYSGSGLNPNQPSKPLGPAHSSNHSQLQQKHHSVPTSTSSKQLQPVVSTPESNNQLQVSSVTSGHKASPPQPAVASSHRQLQLQYQQQPKEINQSKTNVQRMLQQNCQGHSESSSMSQSDSPKADQKPGNSSCQVGTSTAVSRGCVDSASKLTVVSTVSSQWKTSEPPFDSRMPNQVTQVSSPIGSSSGNEPPTIGQGLSPRQPSSSSSSHAHNSGLQWPQKPLPLQRQSSSQPIISHSQPPEHQQQEQEQHSPEDAALQHQPQQQVQHLQPGKSSLLIHPPNSEVE; encoded by the exons ATGCATGGATGTAACTCAGGATTCGCTTTCGCTGTAAATGCTGAGGTTGATTCCATGGGAGGTGTTGTTGACGGCGGAGTTGGTATAGGGTTGAAAACCTCTCCGTGCAGAGCAGCAGTTGAGGAGAAGGCTCAAGGAGACATCAG GCAGGAGTATAGCATTCGTGACGATAGAAGAAGGGAGCTAGAGTTTCTTGAAAAA GGTGGGAATCCTCTGGACTATAAGTTAGGGAATGCTGCTTCAGTTAGTGTTCAGTCTACTTCACTCACTGATCAGCATCAAGAGCTGTTTGTGAACAG TGAAGCAAAAGGTAGTTTTGTGTTGACTGCCTCCCCTCACGGTGACTCTGTCGACAGTAGTGTCAGACCAGGGGCTCCTTCTATTAGCGAACCAAATACTGCTGATAATCTCTTACTTTTTGATGGTGAGAATGAGTTGGCTCAAGGTGAAAAGAGGTCCATGCATTCGAAAAAAAGGTATAATATTGCTCCATCCGAACAGTCTTCTCAAATTGGTGGGAGTCAAAATGCAAAAGAGACTGAAGATTCTGCTATTGTCCGCCCATATGCGCGAAGGAACAGGTCCCGACCAAATCATGGTCCTCGGGGGGGTTCAAGGGATGTGAAGGGATTATTATCTGATACTAACAAACATAAGGATTACCATGTGCCATCTGGTTCTAAGCCAAAACCTTCTAGTTTAAATGGTGAGATACATATTAAAGATCCAACATCTAATAGCCCACTGAATAATGAATTGGTTGGTGTGCGAGCTCATCAATCAAAAAGTGGCAGTGCTAGTGTTACTGAAGACaaattaggtgctatgttgaacaGAAATTTTAAAGGAAATCAACATATTGTACCTTCTCAAGATGATACTGTACAAAACCCACTTGTCTTGGCTTCTGGGGATGCTAGTGCAGTTGGAGAAAGGGACCCAGGTTCTTCAGGTGATCTAAAGCCTCCATCTTGTGTAGTTTCTGCGTTGCCTGGAAATGAATCTTGTCCTGGTCTGTCAAATGGGTTTGGCAACATAAAATTAGACAGGAGAGGTGTACCAGATGAAGGCCAAAATAACAGCACTTCATTAGGTGTAAAGAATTTTGATTCAGTGTCCTCCTGCGTACCCACTAGTTTTGCTGGAGATGTAAATAATGAGAGTAGTATTTGTACAAGTAGAAGCAAAGCTGATGCAAATGGAAGTACTATGGAACAAACACCAGAATTTGAGAAGAAACTAAATTCAATTGGTTGTGAAGTTGTGAAAGAAAGGAGCAAGACCAACACTGGTGAAAGTGGTGCTACTATTAACAATGAACGTGCTTCTGGTTATTTTAACCGATTTGATGGTGATAATATGGTCAAAAGTGAGGAGGACATTCATATTGTAAGTTCCTGCATGCAAAAAAAGTTGAATGATTTTTCCAATATTAAGGGAATGCACCCCAGTAACAGTTGTTCTATTTCAAAGGATGgtaaagaagaaaatgttgtcATGAAGGATCATTCCAATCCTATCAGGGGAGAAACCTGTGAAAGACTTCAAGTTCCTTCCGATTTATTCACTTCTGCCACTCCTCGAACTGCTCTGACTGAAAATGTTACTACTGCTGCATCTGACTGTCAGCCTTCTTGTAAACAACCCTTGAAGTTAGCAGATAAGGCTCATGAAGATTCTATTTTAGAAGAGGCTCACATTATAGAg GTCAAGCGCAAGAGGATttccgagctatctattcgcaCGTTACCCTCACAGATCCACCACAAATCTCACTGGGATTTTGTTCTTGAGGAAATGGCTTGGTTGGCAAATGATTTTGCACAG GAGCGTCTTTGGAAGATAGCAGCTGCTGCACAATTGAGTCATCAGGCATCTAGTGCTTCTCGGTTAAGATTTGAGAAACAAAGCAAACATGTGGGGATGAAAATTTTGTCTCACAGCATAGCAAAGGCTGTCATGCAGTTTTGGCATTCAGTGGAGCTTCTTCTAGTTCGTGACAATAACTGCATTGGTAGTTCAAATGAATCTGGGCAAGTAGATTCGAATGAAGCTTCTGGGGACAAGACCAGAAGTTCCGACATGTTACAG GAGTCAAGCAAACTCTTAGAGGGACAGAATCCCAAAAAACGGGCGGCACTTAAAGTGCATGCATATGCTTTGAGGTTTTTAAAGGACAGTAGATCTCATGGAATTTCCTCTCAAGCAGAAGCACCGGCAACACCTGATAAGATATCTGACTCGGGCATTGTTGACATGTCATGGGAGGATCATCTTTCCGAT GAAAGTCTGTTCTATACAGTTCCTCCTACTGCCATGGAAACATACAGAAAATCTATTGAATCTCATTTCACACAGTGTGAG AAATCTTTTAGTAGCATTCAAGAGGAAGTTGAAACATCTATGTATGATACTGCAGCAG AGCATGGATATGAAGAGCTTGTGTACGATGAGGATGAAGGAGAAACCAGCACTTATTATTTGCCTGGTGTCTATGAGGGTAGCAGATTGTCAAAATCTGGACAGAAGAAACACAAAAACAGGATAAAGTCTTACACTCATAGATCCAATGAAGTTGGAACTGATTTGCCTTATTTACACTATCAAACTGGAACTCAACCGTCCTCTCTATTTGGGAAAAGGCCTGCTAGTTTAAATGTTGGGACAATACCAACAAAACGCATGCGTACAGCTTCTAGGCAAAGAGTTGTGAGTCCTTTTGCAGTTGGCACTGGGACAATACATGCTCAAGCTAAGATAGACGCTGCTTCGAGCGGAGATACCAACTCCTTTCAGGATGACCAGAGTACGTTAAATGTTGGTTCACAACTCCAGAAAAGCATGGAGGTGGAGTCAGTTGGAGATTTTGAAAAACAGTTACCTTATGACTGTGGAGAAACATCAGTtaaaacaaagaagaagaagtccAAGAATCCG GCTACTGCTTATGATCATGGATGGCAGTTGGATTCTGTTGTTCTAAGTGATCAG AAGGATTATCCCAAGAAGAGATTGGATAGTCATCACTTTGAATCCAATGGAAATAGTG GTTTCTTTGGCCAACATGGGAAGAAGCCAAAGATAACAAAGCAACCACATGATACTTTTGACAATATGGCTCCAATAACTAATTCTATTCCCTCTCCAGCTGCATCACAAATGAGTAACATGTCTAATCCAAATAAATTTATTCGAATCATTAGTGGACGAGATAGGGGCAAGAAAGCTAAAGCGCTTAAG ATTTCTGCTGGGCAGACTGGTTCTGGAAGTCCTTGGTCCCTTTTTGAAGACCAG GCTCTTGTTGTCCTGGTGCATGATATGGGTCCAAACTGGGAGCTTGTGAGTGATGCTATCAACAGTACTCTACAATTCAAG TGTATCTTTCGTAAGCCAAAAGAATGCAAGGATCGTCACAAGATTTTAATGGACAAAAGTGGTGGGGATGGTGCTGATAGTGCTGATGATTCAGGGTCTTCTCAATCTTATCCATCTACGCTTCCTGGAATTCCAAAG GGTAGTGCCAGACAGTTGTTTCAACGCTTGCAAGGGCCACTGGAGGAGGAAACCCTGAGGTCTCATTTTGATAAAATCATCAAGATTGGACTGAAGAACGGTTACCACAGGAATCAG AATGATAACCAGGATTTGAAACAATTGACACCTGTTCATAATTCGCATGTGATTGCTCTTTCCCAAGTCTGCCCAAACAACTTGAACGGAGGTGTTTTGAC GCCACTTGATCTTTGTGATACCAATGCAACAAGCTCAGATGTCCTATCTCTTGGGTATCAAGGCTCTCATGCTGGTAGTTTGGCGTTATCAAATCATGGTTCTGTACCATCAGTGCTTCCTTCATCTGGGCTAAATTCTTCAAACCCGCCACCTTCTGGTATGGGTCTTGGCAATAACTTGTCAACACAATCTGGTCCAATGGCAGCATCTGTCAG GGATAGTAGATATGGAGTTCCCAGAACTGTACCATTATCAGTTGATGAACAGCAAAGATTACAACAATATAATCAAATGATATCCAACAGAAACATGCAGCAGTCTAGCATGCCCGTTCCTGGATCTCTTTCAGGAAGTGATCGGGGTGTTCGAATGCTGCCTGCTGGAAATGGTATGGGCTTGATGGGTGGGATCAACAGAAGCATAGCCATGCCAAGGCCAGGGTTCCAAGGAATTGCGTCATCATCTATGATCAGTTCTGGAAGCATGCTTTCTTCTAGTATGGTGGGGATGCCAAGCCCTGTAAATATCCACTCTGGAGTTGGTGCTGGACAAGGAAACTCAACGTTGAGACCTCGTGATACTGCACATATGATGAGG GTCACTCAAGGGAACAGCCAAGGCATTCCTGCTTTTAGTGGGATGAGTTCTGCCTTTAATAGTCAGACAACTCCACCGCCTGTTCAGCCTTATCCAGGACATGGCCAACAACCGCATCAACAGTCCCATATTAGCAATCACCACCCTCATCTTCAAGGCCCGAATCATGCTACAAATTCCCAACAAGCTTATGCAATCCGATTGGCTAAGGAAAGGCAAttgcagcagcaacaacaaagaTATCTGCAGCaccagcagcaacagcaacagcttGCCGCATCAAATGCATTGATGCCACAGGTTCAGGCGCAGACCCAACTTCCCATATCATCACCTCAGCAAAATAGTTCTCAGGCACAACCGCAAAATTCATCTCAGCAAGTATCCCTTTCCCCTGCAACACCATCATCTCCTTTGACTCCCATGTCATCTCAACACCAACAGCAGAAACATCACCTGCCGCAACCTGGGTTCAGCAGGAATCCTGGTTCTAGTGCGCTTACTAGTCAAGCAGTTAAGCAAAGGCCACGACAACCACAACAACGGCAGTATCAGCAGCCTGCCAGGCAGCATCCACAGCATGCACAATCTCAACATCAAGCTAAACTTCTCAAGGGGATAGGAAGGGGTAACATGTCAATACATCAAAACAGCTCTGCGGATCCTTCTCCTCTAAATGgaatatctgtagctccaggaAGCCAAACTGTTGAGAAAGGGGACCAAATCATGCAGATGATGCAAGGTCAAAACTATTCTGGTTCGGGTTTAAATCCAAATCAACCATCAAAGCCTTTGGGTCCTGCTCATTCTTCCAATCATTCCCAGTTGCAGCAGAAGCATCATTCTGTTCCCACAAGCACTTCGTCGAAGCAGCTTCAGCCGGTGGTATCAACCCCTGAAAGTAACAATCAATTACAGGTTTCATCAGTTACTTCAGGTCATAAAGCATCACCTCCACAGCCAGCTGTTGCTTCTAGCCATCGTCAACTTCAGCTACAATACCAGCAGCAGCCAAAGGAAATTAATCAGAGTAAAACAAATGTTCAGAGAATGTTGCAGCAAAACTGTCAGGGGCATTCTGAGTCGTCAAGCATGTCTCAGTCTGATTCACCAAAAGCTGATCAGAAGCCTGGAAACAGTTCTTGTCAAGTCGGTACGAGCACTGCAGTGTCTCGGGGTTGTGTGGATTCGGCTAGTAAGTTGACAGTGGTTTCTACTGTATCTTCTCAGTGGAAAACATCAGAACCACCATTTGATTCTCGTATGCCCAATCAAGTTACACAAGTGAGCTCACCTATTGGAAGTTCTTCTGGAAATGAGCCCCCAACTATTGGTCAGGGGCTGAGCCCACGACAACCATCATCTAGCTCTTCTTCTCATGCACATAATTCTGGGCTACAGTGGCCGCAGAAACCGCTGCCTCTTCAAAGACAGTCTTCATCACAACCAATCATATCTCATTCCCAACCACCAGAACATCAGCAACAGGAACAGGAGCAGCATTCTCCCGAAGATGCGGCTTTGCAACATCAACCTCAGCAACAAGTACAACATCTGCAACCTGGGAAGAGCAGTTTACTTATCCATCCACCTAATTCTGAAGTGGAATGA